A region from the Anaerobacillus sp. CMMVII genome encodes:
- the secF gene encoding protein translocase subunit SecF — MNFNFGDSKLDFVKHRKKFFIFSALLVLTGVILLSTVGLNLGIDFNSGTKIELLSGETLTAEIVNNEFAEIGLTPDNVLLAGDRSEMAYATFIGVLTQDEILKVQRHFNEQFGAEPNISTVTPTIGRELARNAFYSVIFASIGIVIYVTIRFELLYGVAAIVALLHDAFFIITIFSITQMEVNLPFIAAVLTIVGYSINDTIVTFDRIRENLSYEKKVRGFEDLARVVNKSLIQTLARSINTVLTVVFAAAALLIFGGEAIRTFSFALLVGLVAGTYSSLFIAAQLWLVWKSKSLQKKRFKITENEA; from the coding sequence GTGAACTTTAATTTTGGAGATTCAAAACTAGATTTTGTAAAACATCGTAAAAAGTTCTTTATCTTCTCAGCTCTACTTGTACTAACGGGAGTTATTTTACTTTCGACTGTTGGTTTAAATTTAGGCATTGATTTTAATAGTGGGACAAAGATTGAGCTCTTAAGTGGCGAAACCTTAACTGCTGAAATTGTTAATAATGAGTTTGCTGAAATTGGTTTAACTCCTGATAATGTACTTTTAGCTGGGGACCGTAGTGAAATGGCTTATGCTACTTTTATTGGTGTCTTAACTCAAGACGAAATTCTTAAAGTACAACGCCACTTTAATGAACAATTTGGTGCTGAGCCTAATATTAGTACGGTAACACCTACGATCGGTCGTGAACTTGCAAGGAATGCCTTTTACTCGGTCATCTTTGCATCGATTGGTATAGTTATCTACGTAACTATCCGCTTTGAACTGTTATATGGTGTCGCAGCTATTGTTGCTTTACTTCACGATGCGTTTTTCATTATTACAATTTTTAGTATTACGCAAATGGAAGTGAACTTGCCGTTCATTGCAGCGGTCCTGACAATTGTAGGGTACTCCATTAACGATACAATTGTAACCTTTGACCGGATTAGAGAAAATCTAAGCTACGAAAAGAAGGTTAGAGGGTTTGAAGATCTAGCACGAGTTGTGAACAAAAGCTTAATCCAAACGTTAGCGCGTTCGATTAATACCGTATTAACAGTTGTTTTTGCGGCAGCAGCCCTACTTATCTTTGGTGGCGAAGCGATCCGTACGTTCTCCTTTGCTTTACTAGTAGGATTGGTAGCAGGAACATATTCATCGCTATTTATTGCAGCACAATTATGGCTAGTTTGGAAAAGTAAAAGTTTACAAAAAAAGCGCTTTAAAATAACTGAGAATGAAGCATAA
- a CDS encoding cation diffusion facilitator family transporter produces the protein MNDVKDERYQQVQFAAWVGIIGNIILALIKGVIGWLAGSRALVADAVHSASDVVGSVAVLIGVRAAKLPPDEDHPYGHGKAESIAAIIVAVLLFIVGFEIALSAIKSLNEPIEVPGIIAIYAVIFSIVVKELMFRYKYRLGKKYRSEALITDAWHHRSDVFSSIAALIGIGASILGGYIGVPWLVYADPLAGIFVAGLILKMAWGLGKQSIHNALDHVLHDEDTVEMRETALNVDGVLKIDEFLAREHGHYVIIDIKISVDPHITVEEGHAIGKKVKAELVKIEHVQDVRIHINPFSE, from the coding sequence ATGAATGATGTAAAAGACGAGCGGTATCAACAAGTACAATTTGCCGCTTGGGTAGGGATAATCGGAAATATTATCTTGGCTTTAATTAAAGGTGTCATTGGTTGGTTAGCTGGCAGTAGAGCGCTAGTTGCAGATGCGGTCCATTCGGCCTCTGATGTGGTTGGGTCTGTCGCAGTGTTGATCGGTGTTAGGGCCGCAAAATTACCACCAGATGAAGATCATCCCTATGGTCACGGAAAAGCTGAGTCCATTGCGGCCATCATAGTAGCAGTTTTACTATTTATTGTTGGTTTCGAAATTGCTCTATCTGCAATTAAATCTTTGAATGAACCAATTGAGGTTCCAGGGATTATTGCCATCTATGCTGTTATTTTTTCAATTGTTGTCAAAGAATTGATGTTCCGTTACAAATACCGGTTAGGGAAAAAATATCGTAGTGAGGCTTTAATAACAGATGCTTGGCATCATCGCTCTGATGTTTTTTCGTCAATTGCTGCTTTAATCGGGATTGGTGCATCCATATTGGGAGGCTATATTGGCGTTCCGTGGTTAGTTTACGCTGATCCTTTGGCTGGAATTTTTGTAGCAGGTCTTATTTTAAAAATGGCTTGGGGACTAGGAAAACAATCGATTCACAATGCATTGGATCATGTGCTTCACGATGAGGATACGGTTGAAATGCGTGAAACAGCCTTAAATGTCGATGGGGTTTTAAAAATCGACGAATTCTTAGCGCGTGAGCATGGTCATTACGTTATTATTGATATTAAAATTTCTGTTGATCCCCACATAACAGTTGAAGAAGGTCATGCGATTGGCAAAAAAGTAAAAGCTGAGTTAGTAAAAATAGAACATGTCCAAGATGTTCGCATCCACATTAATCCATTTTCAGAGTAG
- a CDS encoding lipopolysaccharide assembly LapA domain-containing protein, with the protein MRGQSGLILGLVVALLITIFAVINMEVVTVNYMFGTAQWPLVIVIISSVLMGALLVGGVGLYQFYGLKSKLKKLQLEHEDLKRKSSNTKKEQAKIQNNNSDSNPKT; encoded by the coding sequence TTGAGAGGGCAATCGGGGTTAATTCTTGGTTTGGTTGTTGCATTACTAATTACTATTTTTGCGGTAATTAACATGGAGGTAGTAACTGTAAACTACATGTTTGGCACTGCTCAGTGGCCTCTTGTGATTGTAATTATTAGTTCAGTTTTAATGGGCGCGTTATTGGTAGGCGGAGTGGGTTTATATCAATTTTATGGGCTGAAATCAAAACTAAAAAAGCTTCAATTAGAGCATGAAGATCTGAAAAGAAAAAGTAGTAACACGAAGAAAGAACAGGCCAAAATACAAAATAATAATAGCGACTCGAATCCAAAAACATGA
- the recJ gene encoding single-stranded-DNA-specific exonuclease RecJ produces MLRSKKRWKVEGGGHSLEQQFVTELKISPLVANLLLNRGITSVEEARKFLYIEKTEFHDPFLMKGMRQATERIMQAIENKEKILIFGDYDADGVSSTAVMILTLKRLEADFNFYIPNRFTEGYGPNEPALRRAKAEGYSLVITVDTGISAVHEANVAMEIGLDFIVTDHHEPPPVLPNALTIVNPKQEDCLYPFKGLAGVGVAFKLAHALLGQAPEDLLDIAVIGTIADLVPLVDENRLIAKKGIRALEKSNRPGLQALKKITGMIDKELNADHVGFGIGPRINAAGRLDSATPAVELLVCEDRLLAEEMAIEIDELNKTRQGIVNEIANEAIEMVEEHYKTLDEHKVLIVAKEGWNAGVIGIVASRLVEKYYRPTIVMTIDKEKGLAKGSARSIEGFDMFKNLSESRDILPHFGGHPMAAGLTMKVADVEELRSRLNVLASEILTESDYVPITNVDIEVSLSDITIPIIEEMSLLAPFGVSNPTPRVMVDRVNLSQMKRIGSEENHLKMLLEENGNTIDCVGFNLGHLYEEISLAAQVSAVGTLSINEWNGNCKPQIMLDDLAVNEWQLFDCRGSGGFKRHRHLPTEKVVCIYFDETTIETLNIEEKYQFVHIPYDVETPNLDLTGKYVFILDLPFEKAQIENVFARNQKPDRIYPIFHHNENHFFTTIPSREHFKWFYGFLTKQQTFDLKKHGSQLAKHKGWSTDTIDFMVKVFFDLEFVTINNGLISLSTNIEKKDLNHSKTYKRKQEQAKLENDLYYSSYNELKEWFEKIFSIRKKA; encoded by the coding sequence ATGCTAAGATCGAAGAAAAGATGGAAAGTAGAAGGAGGAGGCCATTCCTTAGAACAACAGTTTGTCACGGAACTAAAAATATCGCCACTCGTGGCAAATTTACTTTTAAACAGAGGGATTACTTCAGTTGAGGAAGCTCGAAAGTTCTTATATATAGAAAAAACGGAGTTCCATGACCCTTTTTTGATGAAGGGAATGCGACAAGCAACAGAACGAATAATGCAAGCTATTGAAAATAAAGAAAAAATATTAATTTTTGGGGATTATGATGCCGATGGAGTAAGCAGCACGGCAGTTATGATCCTTACTCTGAAACGGTTAGAAGCGGATTTTAACTTTTATATTCCTAATCGCTTTACTGAGGGGTATGGCCCTAATGAGCCTGCACTAAGAAGAGCGAAGGCTGAAGGGTATTCATTAGTTATAACCGTTGATACTGGAATTTCGGCTGTTCATGAGGCAAATGTGGCAATGGAAATTGGTCTGGACTTTATTGTGACAGATCATCACGAACCGCCACCAGTGCTGCCGAATGCGTTAACGATCGTAAATCCAAAACAAGAAGATTGTTTATATCCTTTTAAAGGATTAGCTGGGGTTGGGGTCGCTTTTAAATTAGCTCATGCCTTATTAGGACAAGCTCCAGAAGACTTATTAGACATTGCTGTCATTGGTACGATTGCGGACTTAGTCCCATTAGTAGATGAAAATCGTCTTATTGCGAAAAAAGGGATTCGAGCATTAGAAAAATCAAATCGCCCAGGTTTACAAGCGTTAAAAAAAATAACAGGGATGATTGATAAAGAGTTAAACGCAGACCATGTTGGTTTTGGAATTGGTCCAAGAATAAATGCAGCTGGAAGACTTGATTCAGCCACGCCGGCTGTAGAGTTGTTAGTTTGTGAGGATCGATTACTAGCTGAGGAAATGGCAATTGAGATTGATGAGCTAAATAAGACAAGACAAGGAATTGTCAACGAAATTGCGAACGAAGCAATTGAGATGGTTGAGGAACATTACAAGACTCTAGACGAGCATAAAGTATTAATTGTCGCTAAAGAAGGTTGGAATGCCGGAGTAATAGGGATTGTAGCTTCGAGACTAGTGGAAAAATACTACCGGCCAACAATTGTCATGACGATTGATAAGGAAAAAGGGTTAGCTAAAGGATCAGCGCGTAGTATTGAGGGCTTCGATATGTTTAAAAACTTATCAGAATCTCGTGATATTCTTCCACATTTTGGTGGGCATCCAATGGCAGCCGGTTTAACAATGAAAGTTGCTGATGTAGAAGAATTAAGATCGCGTTTGAATGTACTAGCAAGTGAAATTTTAACTGAATCTGACTATGTTCCAATTACAAATGTCGATATTGAAGTTTCCTTATCGGATATCACGATACCGATCATTGAGGAGATGAGTTTGCTTGCTCCTTTTGGTGTTAGTAATCCAACACCTCGAGTAATGGTAGATCGTGTTAATTTGTCACAAATGAAGAGAATTGGCAGTGAAGAGAACCATTTGAAAATGCTTTTAGAGGAAAATGGGAACACTATCGATTGTGTAGGTTTCAACCTTGGCCATCTATATGAGGAAATCTCTTTAGCAGCACAAGTCTCAGCGGTTGGAACACTCTCAATAAATGAATGGAATGGTAACTGTAAACCACAGATAATGTTAGATGATCTAGCAGTGAACGAGTGGCAATTGTTTGATTGTCGTGGAAGCGGAGGTTTTAAACGACACCGTCATTTACCAACAGAAAAGGTTGTCTGTATCTACTTTGATGAAACAACTATAGAAACTCTAAATATTGAAGAAAAATATCAATTCGTTCATATTCCTTATGATGTCGAGACACCAAACCTAGATTTAACAGGAAAATATGTATTTATCTTAGATTTACCTTTTGAAAAAGCTCAAATAGAAAATGTTTTTGCAAGAAATCAAAAACCAGATAGAATATATCCGATCTTTCATCATAATGAGAATCATTTCTTTACAACGATTCCTTCGAGAGAACACTTTAAATGGTTCTATGGTTTCTTAACAAAGCAACAAACATTTGATTTGAAGAAACACGGCTCACAGTTAGCAAAACATAAAGGTTGGTCTACTGACACAATTGATTTTATGGTAAAGGTGTTTTTTGATTTAGAATTTGTTACAATAAACAACGGACTTATTTCGCTTTCTACAAATATTGAGAAAAAAGATCTTAATCATTCAAAAACATACAAACGAAAGCAGGAACAAGCAAAATTAGAAAATGACTTGTACTATTCTTCTTATAATGAATTAAAAGAATGGTTTGAAAAAATCTTTTCTATAAGGAAGAAGGCATAA
- a CDS encoding adenine phosphoribosyltransferase — translation MDFKEYITIVPDYPKEGIRFKDITTLMENGEVYKHAIDAMAEFAKDKNIDVVVGPEARGFVVGCPISYALEVGFVPVRKAGKLPREVIQVEYGLEYGKDTLTIHKDAIKPGQRVLIADDLLATGGTIEATVKMVEESGGIVAGIVFMIELTYLDGREKLSKYEVFSLTQYA, via the coding sequence ATGGATTTTAAAGAGTATATTACCATTGTCCCAGATTACCCGAAGGAAGGAATTCGTTTCAAAGACATCACAACCTTAATGGAAAATGGAGAGGTATATAAGCATGCAATCGACGCAATGGCTGAATTCGCGAAAGACAAGAACATCGATGTAGTCGTTGGTCCTGAAGCACGTGGATTTGTTGTAGGTTGTCCAATATCTTATGCTCTTGAAGTAGGGTTCGTTCCGGTTCGTAAAGCAGGAAAGCTTCCAAGAGAAGTGATTCAAGTAGAGTATGGTTTAGAGTACGGGAAAGATACTCTTACTATTCACAAAGACGCAATTAAGCCAGGGCAACGTGTGTTAATTGCAGATGACCTTTTAGCAACTGGTGGAACAATTGAAGCAACAGTGAAAATGGTAGAAGAATCAGGTGGAATTGTCGCTGGGATTGTTTTTATGATCGAACTAACTTATTTAGATGGTCGTGAAAAACTAAGTAAATATGAGGTTTTCTCATTAACCCAGTATGCGTAA
- a CDS encoding bifunctional (p)ppGpp synthetase/guanosine-3',5'-bis(diphosphate) 3'-pyrophosphohydrolase, translating to MVIPLIEQVLDKARSYLSDKDVEFLNKAYEFANQAHGEQYRKSGEPYILHPIQVAEILIELELDPDTIAAAFLHDVVEDTEVTLDQLRKEFSDEVAMLVDGVTKLGKIKYKSQEEQQAENHRKMFVAMAKDIRVILIKLADRLHNMRTLKHLPAEKQRRIANETLEIFAPLAHRLGISTIKWELEDTALRYLNPQQYYRIVNLMKKKRAEREDYINELVKKIEERLEEVDVKANIHGRAKHIYSIYRKMALQNKQFNEIYDLLAVRIIVENIKDCYAVLGVIHTCWKPMPGRFKDYIAMPKANMYQSLHTTVIGPKGDPLEVQIRSEEMHKIAEFGVAAHWAYKEGKAVSAGQSLEKKMTWFREILEWQNDANDAQEFMESLKIDLFSDTVFVFTPKGDVIELPAGSVPLDFAYRIHTEIGNRCIGAKVNGKMVTLDHRLKTGDIVEVLTSKHSYGPSQDWIKITQSSHAKNKIRQWFKKERRDENVAKGRDLVEKEIKKHGIEPKEVLTTENIDLVANKFNFQGEEDMYAAVGYNGITAAQIATRLTEKIRKKRGQELEDQTLSERVSDIKKYTPTKKTNIGVRVKGIDNLLIRLSKCCNPVPGDEIIGFITKGRGVSIHRADCTNVSADDDQTRLLPVEWEGNNQETKNYNVDIEISGYDRRGLLNEVLQAVTETRTNINAVSGRSDKNKMATILMTISIHNVDHLQKVVDRIKRIRDIYSVRRIMH from the coding sequence ATGGTGATTCCATTGATCGAACAAGTATTAGACAAAGCGCGTTCTTATCTTTCAGATAAAGATGTAGAATTTTTAAATAAGGCCTATGAGTTTGCCAATCAAGCTCATGGAGAACAATACCGCAAGTCAGGTGAGCCATATATCCTTCACCCAATTCAAGTTGCTGAAATATTAATTGAATTGGAACTGGACCCTGATACGATTGCTGCTGCATTTTTACATGATGTAGTCGAAGATACCGAGGTAACTTTAGATCAGTTACGAAAAGAATTTAGTGATGAAGTAGCAATGTTGGTAGATGGAGTCACAAAGTTAGGTAAGATTAAATATAAATCTCAAGAAGAACAGCAAGCTGAAAACCACAGAAAAATGTTTGTGGCCATGGCTAAAGATATTCGGGTGATTTTAATTAAGCTTGCCGATCGTCTTCATAATATGCGGACATTAAAACATTTGCCAGCAGAAAAGCAAAGAAGAATTGCAAATGAAACGTTGGAAATATTTGCTCCACTAGCACATCGCTTGGGAATATCAACCATTAAGTGGGAGCTTGAGGATACAGCATTACGCTACTTAAATCCACAGCAATACTATAGAATTGTAAATTTAATGAAGAAAAAGCGTGCTGAACGTGAGGACTATATCAATGAGCTCGTGAAAAAAATTGAAGAACGCTTAGAAGAGGTCGATGTAAAAGCGAATATTCACGGTCGAGCTAAGCATATTTATAGTATTTACCGGAAGATGGCCCTCCAAAATAAGCAGTTTAACGAAATTTATGATTTATTAGCAGTAAGAATTATCGTGGAAAATATCAAGGATTGTTATGCGGTTTTAGGTGTGATTCATACTTGTTGGAAGCCTATGCCTGGTCGTTTTAAAGATTATATTGCGATGCCAAAGGCTAATATGTATCAATCACTTCATACGACAGTCATTGGTCCTAAAGGTGATCCACTAGAAGTCCAAATACGCTCTGAGGAAATGCACAAAATTGCTGAATTTGGGGTAGCGGCTCATTGGGCTTATAAAGAAGGCAAGGCAGTTTCTGCCGGTCAATCGTTGGAAAAGAAAATGACTTGGTTTAGAGAAATACTCGAATGGCAAAATGATGCCAATGATGCTCAAGAATTTATGGAATCCTTAAAAATTGACTTGTTTTCTGATACTGTTTTTGTATTCACACCAAAAGGTGATGTTATTGAATTACCTGCAGGATCTGTTCCTTTGGATTTTGCCTACCGAATCCATACAGAAATCGGAAATCGTTGTATTGGTGCAAAAGTGAATGGAAAAATGGTAACACTAGACCACCGTTTGAAAACAGGAGATATTGTAGAGGTACTCACTTCAAAGCATTCATACGGTCCTAGCCAAGATTGGATTAAAATAACACAAAGTTCTCATGCAAAAAATAAGATCCGCCAATGGTTCAAAAAAGAACGTCGCGATGAAAATGTTGCAAAGGGCAGAGATCTAGTTGAAAAAGAAATTAAAAAACATGGAATTGAGCCTAAGGAAGTATTAACAACTGAGAATATTGATTTAGTGGCCAATAAGTTTAATTTCCAAGGTGAGGAAGACATGTATGCAGCTGTAGGCTATAACGGTATTACCGCTGCTCAAATAGCCACTAGATTAACGGAAAAAATCCGAAAAAAACGTGGTCAAGAATTGGAAGATCAAACATTATCGGAACGTGTTTCTGATATAAAGAAATATACCCCAACAAAGAAAACCAATATTGGTGTCAGAGTGAAGGGGATAGACAATCTCTTAATCCGTTTATCAAAGTGCTGTAACCCTGTTCCTGGAGATGAAATTATCGGTTTTATTACCAAGGGGCGAGGTGTGTCGATCCATAGAGCGGATTGTACAAACGTAAGCGCTGATGATGACCAAACAAGATTGCTTCCTGTTGAATGGGAAGGTAACAATCAAGAGACCAAAAACTATAACGTTGATATTGAGATCTCAGGATATGATCGTCGCGGGCTTTTAAACGAAGTTCTTCAAGCTGTAACAGAAACAAGGACAAACATAAATGCTGTTTCAGGAAGATCTGACAAAAATAAAATGGCAACCATCTTGATGACGATTTCCATTCATAATGTTGATCATTTGCAAAAAGTCGTTGATCGAATAAAACGAATTCGCGATATTTATTCTGTACGCAGAATTATGCATTAA
- the dtd gene encoding D-aminoacyl-tRNA deacylase, which yields MRVVVQRTKQASVVVDEKIVGQIEFGFMLLVGITHEDTEADVDFLAEKIVNLRVFEDEAGKMNLSLLDVGGQILSISQFTLYGDCRKGRRPNFMNAAKPEIAERLYHLLNEKFREKGVKVETGIFGAMMDVQLLNHGPVTLIVESK from the coding sequence GTGAGAGTAGTTGTACAAAGAACGAAACAAGCAAGTGTAGTTGTTGATGAAAAAATAGTTGGCCAGATCGAGTTTGGTTTTATGCTATTAGTCGGTATTACTCATGAGGATACTGAAGCGGATGTTGATTTTCTTGCTGAAAAAATTGTAAATCTACGGGTGTTTGAGGACGAGGCAGGGAAAATGAATTTGTCCCTATTGGATGTAGGTGGTCAAATATTATCAATTTCTCAATTTACGCTATATGGTGACTGCCGAAAAGGGAGACGACCAAATTTTATGAATGCTGCCAAACCAGAGATCGCCGAAAGACTATATCATCTATTAAATGAAAAGTTTCGTGAAAAAGGCGTCAAGGTAGAAACGGGTATTTTCGGTGCCATGATGGACGTTCAGCTATTAAATCACGGACCAGTTACGTTGATAGTTGAAAGTAAATAA
- a CDS encoding RNA polymerase subunit sigma-70: MRAGSKQTGTGNGHHQLIGVDFHDFIQREQNATNYELAEEYGISLRSVKDLKKKLSRN, translated from the coding sequence ATGAGAGCGGGAAGTAAACAAACAGGAACAGGAAATGGACATCATCAACTAATTGGAGTTGACTTTCATGACTTTATTCAAAGAGAACAAAATGCTACGAATTATGAGCTCGCTGAGGAATATGGGATCTCATTACGAAGTGTAAAAGATTTAAAAAAGAAATTATCAAGAAATTAA
- the hisS gene encoding histidine--tRNA ligase: MNFKIPRGTQDILPGKVELWQFVEGKARDLCRRYNYKEIRTPIFEHTELFLRGVGDTTDVVQKEMYTFEDRGERSLTLRPEGTASVARSYVENKLFGNPSQPTKLYYIGPMFRYERPQSGRMRQFVQFGVEALGSADPTIDAEVIALAMEFYRELGLKNLKLVINSLGDTESRNAHRKALIDHFEPRIEEFCSDCQSRLEKNPLRILDCKKDRDHELMGTAPAILDYLNEESTIYFDKVKKLLTDMEIAFVVDPNLVRGLDYYNNTAFEIMIDGDGFGSITTLSGGGRYNGLVQEIGGPETPGIGFALSIERLLMALEVQNISLPITEKLDCYVIAMGDEAKIEAANISFKLRKAGFSCDQDYLDKKMKAQMKAADRFQATFVVIIGENELEKGTVVVKEMATGEQKEVPVIELTSYLQEKMNTRGH; the protein is encoded by the coding sequence ATGAATTTTAAAATACCAAGAGGGACGCAGGACATATTACCCGGGAAAGTAGAACTTTGGCAATTTGTGGAGGGAAAGGCAAGAGATCTTTGTCGACGTTACAATTATAAAGAAATCCGCACACCTATTTTTGAGCATACTGAATTGTTTTTGCGAGGAGTAGGTGACACGACGGATGTCGTTCAAAAGGAAATGTATACTTTTGAAGATCGCGGTGAACGTAGCTTAACGTTAAGACCTGAAGGAACTGCGTCTGTTGCTAGATCGTATGTGGAAAATAAACTTTTTGGTAACCCTAGCCAACCGACTAAACTTTACTATATTGGTCCGATGTTTCGTTATGAGAGACCACAATCAGGAAGAATGCGCCAGTTTGTCCAATTTGGTGTAGAGGCGTTAGGAAGCGCTGATCCGACTATTGACGCTGAAGTAATTGCGTTAGCCATGGAGTTTTATCGCGAATTAGGGCTTAAGAACCTCAAGCTTGTTATCAATAGCTTAGGAGATACGGAGAGCAGAAATGCTCATCGAAAAGCTCTAATAGACCACTTTGAGCCGAGAATTGAAGAGTTTTGTTCAGATTGTCAATCTCGATTAGAAAAAAATCCATTACGAATATTAGATTGTAAAAAAGATCGTGATCATGAATTAATGGGAACGGCTCCAGCCATTTTGGATTACTTAAATGAAGAGTCAACAATCTATTTTGATAAAGTTAAAAAGCTGTTAACTGATATGGAAATCGCTTTTGTAGTAGATCCAAATCTTGTTCGAGGTTTAGATTATTACAATAATACAGCTTTTGAAATTATGATTGATGGGGATGGTTTCGGGTCGATAACGACACTAAGTGGTGGGGGAAGATACAATGGTTTAGTTCAAGAAATTGGCGGCCCTGAAACACCTGGGATCGGATTTGCCTTAAGTATCGAGCGATTATTGATGGCGCTTGAAGTTCAAAATATTTCATTACCGATAACTGAGAAATTAGATTGCTACGTAATTGCTATGGGCGATGAAGCGAAAATTGAAGCAGCCAATATTAGTTTCAAGCTAAGAAAAGCTGGCTTCTCGTGTGATCAAGACTATCTTGATAAAAAAATGAAAGCTCAAATGAAGGCGGCTGATCGTTTTCAAGCCACTTTCGTTGTCATAATTGGTGAGAATGAGTTAGAAAAAGGCACAGTTGTTGTCAAAGAAATGGCAACTGGCGAACAAAAAGAAGTTCCTGTAATTGAGCTAACAAGTTATTTACAAGAAAAGATGAATACTAGGGGGCATTAA